The genomic region AGGCCTTGCTGGATGTAGCGGATGTACGTGAAGAAGTTGCACACTGCGGTGATCTGGGGGCAGAAGCGGGGAGGCTGTGACAAGCCAGCCCTCACACTTGGGGTCTCCCCAAAAGCCAGGGCAGATCAGAGACCAGAGTGGGAAACCCCATGTCCCATCAGAGCCAGACAATGCTCCCTCAATTGAACAGGGCTGGGCTCTAAAATTCAATTCCccgggcgtctgggtggctcagtcagttaagcgtctgccttcggctcaggccatgatctcagggtcctgggatcgagccccgagtcgggctccccgctcaatgggagagtctgcttctccctctacctctgccccttccccctactcctgccctctctctctctccccctcattctctaataaaatctttaaaatatatatataaataaaataaaatttaattaccAACGGTAGTATTAGTACTACTCCCAATAAAAACAGCAGCAGCAACTAACATTTGATCCAGCACATGCATCCAGTGAGGCAGACAtgcttattattcccattttacacatggggaAAACAGAGACTCCAAGAACAAAGCTACCAGACAACAATTACAGAGCCCACAGAGACAGTAAGTGGCTGAACTGGAAGGTGAAACCAGGCGGCCTGCCCTTGAATCCACGCTCATCCTGAGGGGCCTGCCTGCTCTGCATGCTGGAGGCCCTGGCCAACCAGGCCTTGGCCCAGTGCTCTTGGTAATGCCAAGAGAGGCAGGGGGATCAGAAGCTGCTCACTGGGGCTGCCCTGGATCCCCAGGCCTGAAGCCCTCAGCCTGGCCTGAGGCCTGCTCCATGCCCTACGCTGGGCACCGCGGACGCCAAGTTGGCTCAGACGTGGGCCCTTCTACGAAGACTCTCCTACTGCAGAGAGGGTGCTGCTGGTACCCTgcccaggccccttccccaggctgGGGCCCCTCTCCCCATGGCTGAGAGTGTTGGCCACTAAGGGCTCATGGGTGCCCCCTGTACCCCCTAGCCCGGCATACCACAGCCAGGGGGGTATGGCTGGGGGCTGGCTGGCATGCGGTGTAAAAAAGGCCAGCCCCTGGCCTCTGGGTGGAACCCACCCTGGGCTCCAGAGCCCCCATGGATCAGGTTGCAGCCAGACTCCAGCTGAGGCTACACCCCCCCAGTCTGCTTTCCTTAGTCCTCCTAAGAATGGCATAAAATCCTCATCTGAGGCTCCGCTTTTAGGGAACCCGGCCAGAGACAGGGCAGAAGGTGGCCGGCAGCCGTGCCCCAAAAGCACCTACTCAATGTCCAGCGCCCCGGGGGGAGGGACGCTAAGTGTGTGGGGGCCCACAGGGTCCAGAGTTCCGGGGGGGGGCTCAAACACACAGAAATCCTTGCCAGCCAGGAGGACAAAGTGGGTGCAGGGGGGTGGTGGCCCGGGCAAGCGTGAGAGAGGGGTGCCCCAGAGGGGACTAAGCTGGTGCGGCTCAGGAGGGACTGTGGTGAGGTGGCCAGTGGGCCCCCAAGGGAGGCTGGCGAGcgaggagaggcagggagcagtGGGGTTCTCTCCCCAGGGCTGTCCTTTGGGGACGGAAACCTCTTCTCCCTACGGATGCCACATTCCGTGGTCTCTTCAGGGTGGGGACCACCTCCTAAACCTTCACACCATTCTCGTCTCCCATCCCGGCTCCGCCCAACGCAGAGACATGCAGGCCTTTGGAAGAAACAAAGTtctacagtgttttttttttgtttttatatctatCAATATGGTTTTGCTGGGCACAGAATGTCTGGTGAGGCTCCTTCTGTTGAGCCCTGGTGGGGATCGGACAAAGGCCCCTGGAGAGGGCTCTGGGCACAGAGGCACGGGGCAGAGGCTGCAGGGAAGGCGGACTGGGCTCAGAATGGGGAGGCCCCAGGTCCAGgtcacacacacccccccccttTCTCAGGCACAGACTCTCCATCTGCAAATGGAGCTCAGCTCGCTGCTGTGGGATGTTTCGGGACAATACACTGGACACCCTGTGGAAGCTTGTCGGGACCAGACAAGCTGCCTGGCAGTGGGGCCATCTGTCCACCTTAGTCTCTATGAGCAGCCTCTAGTAGGTCAAGGGCAGGAGATGGTTCCTACCAAAGGGCCCAATTAGCAGTGTGCACCAAGCTTCAGAATCTTCTAACGCATTTTCTTTGGTTCCTTACAATCCTATGCACAGTCTGTGAGGGGACCGAGGAACGGGGCCACCCCGCCCTTATCCCCCAGCTTGGGGGGGTCCACTGACCCAGCCTGGGCCACTCGGCAGCTGAGGATGGAAGCTGGGATTCCCGGAGGCCTCGTGGCATCCACCGCTACCGTCAGGCCTCAGAACCTTCTCAAAACCCTGGGGCCAGAGCCTGAGCTGGGAGGCAGGAGCCTGGAAGTTTAACCTGAATTCTAACGTCACTCCCATGATTAGGGTTCGGCAAGCAAACACGTAGTACCTCAGTCCTTCACGCCcccaccatccccctcccccgcccggaGGGACCGAGTCCTGCCAACAGCCAGGTGAGCTCAGAAGAGGACCACTATCTCCAGAAAGCAGGCGGTCGGCCTACTCCTTGACTGCAGCTCCTGAGCCCCTGAGCAGAAGACCCAGCTAAGCTGtgcccactcctgccccagggagagcaTGAGAATGAATGGGGCTTGTTTTCagccactaagtttatggtaattgGTTCTGCAGGAATGACAAACTAATTCACCAGGCTTGGCTGTGTGGCCTGAGTCAGTCTCcgtacctctctgagcctgtgccCTGTTCTGCAGATCAAGGTGGAGCTCCTAGGCTGGCCTAGGGTCCCAGCCCAGGGGGCCCCTAAGAAAcccagtgaccccccccccccccggatgaCTCACCCTGGCCCGGGAGGACGGCGAGATGTAGTAGTGGCTCTCAGAGTCCCCAAGCCGGATTCGGTGGTGACAGGCACGAGCCAGCCCGCTTAGGGCACAGGTActagaggaaggcagagggggcCGTGGGGGCTGGCGGGGGCTCGCCCACCCAGCTCATGCAGGGAGGATGCAGCAGGCAGAAGAATACAccaagggagggagaggcaagcgGACTTGGGGGTGCGGCCTGGCACCCTCTCCCTCGACCACCTTCCCCAGGAGCCGGGGGCCAGGCCAAGGAGAGGTCCCAGTCCCTGGGACAGACCTTTGCCCTAAGCTGGATCTCACCCCTACACCCCTCACCTTGCCCCTAGTGGGCAGGAGAGCCCAGTGCACCTCATGCCAGGTATCTTATCAAAGCTCCCCTCTCTGCAGGCCCTAAAAACGTACCCCCTACTTTACCGGGGCTCTCAGGCTCAGTCACGCCTTCCCCAACTAAACAGGAGTCCACTCCCTCCTCCACTTGGTCACCGAGTCCTCAGGCTAGGTCACGCCAGCAGGGCCTCTTGCTTGAATCCCCTTAGCTCTTCCAACTAGCCCTCTGCCTCATGTCTCCCCTTCTCCACAGTATAGCCAGGGGCTCCTCCAAAAGCCCACATGTAGCCCATCATCTTTCCCTGCTGCTTTCCTACTGCCCAGGAAGCCATTATGGAGACTCCGGAGCAGAGGAAGGTTAAGTAGGCTCCTGGGTTGCAGGACTTATCAGTGCCTTTGCTGCCTCCAGATTCACTGTGACTCTGATTGGACTTGGCAACCCTCTTTTTAGGAAACATCTCTTGATGATTTGGCCTAGTGGGTCAAAGCCCAAACCTCATTCAAGACCCTTTACACTCTGGCCCCAAACATCCTCTGTGGCCTCAGCCCTATCTCCCTAACCACCCCACCACTCTGCCCACAAACCCAGTGATGTTTCCATTAATACCCCGGCTTCTCATACCTTCACtcattctgttccctctgcctgaaaggCCCTTCCCTACTAGGCAAACtgctattcatccttcaaaacctaGCTCAAATGTGCCCCTCTGTGCCAAGGCTCCCCCTGTGGGGCTTCCCTGGCAGGTCAAATCCTGGGCTGCCGAGGGAAAGtgctccccacctctgccccttgTTCCACCCTGGCTATCTGGTTGTGCTGCGAGCCCTGCTCGATGGCAGCTGAGTCGCAGGGACAAGATGCCAGGGCTGATTGGTTATTTATTAGCACAAGGACAGCCAACAGCTGACATCACTTACATGTCAGTCGGGGTCCAGAACCCATTGCGGGAGAGAGGAGCGGGGTGGGAGAGGGCTACCCGGCAGGCCAGCCAGGAAGAGGGAAACTCCAGCTCCCAGACTCCTGGTAGGGCCTGGGGATCTATGACTAGAGGCAGGAATTTGTGCCAAAGATGCCCCCTTGCCCTGCCTGATGTCAGCCACTGCgcctctgcacccctccccagccaggcctGTGTGCCCCACTCCCGCCCCCCTGCTTGGGTCCCGGGCCCCTGGCTACTGCCTGGGCAGAGCGTGGGGCTAGGGGTGGCTTTCCCAAGCGGGCAGCAAAGGATGAAGGGCGCTAAGCTTACTTGGTGCTGCCACACTCAACTGTGGCCACCTTCACGGTGGGCAGCGACTGCGAAGCCACCGGCTCAATGGTGAGTGTGTTGTCCTCCACCGCGGCCCGGACCAGTGCTGAGAGCTGCGACAAAGCAGGGCGGCAGGCCGGGGCAGTGAGGGGCTGGCCTCCAGCTGAGGGGCTATGCCCCGGGGCCGGCCGCCCTCTGCCCCGCCTCACCTCCTGCATGGTGAAGTCCAGACAGGGGCCCACGTCCTCCCGGTACACCCTTTCGAGGAAGGGGCAGGTCTTGTCCAGGGTGGGCGATTCTCGCCAGGCCTGGAACTCTGCGAACAGAGTTGTATCCACCTGTAGGGGAGGGTGAGCTGGATGGAGTGGTCAAGGCGCCAGGGGCGGCAGTGGGGGGAGCTGAAGATGGTGGGGAGCCAGGGAGGTTGTGGGGCAGGCCCAAGCCTGCCAGCGGGTCTGTCCCCAGTGGCCGAGCAGGGGACAGAGCTCCAAGGAAGAactgcctccttctctttctaCCAAGGGCCTCAGAACTCAAACTTTCATAGCCAGGTGTGCTTTTAGCTTCCCGGCTCTACAAGGTTGCAGACTTGGGTCCAGGGTCTCGTCCTGAagcccctctctgcctcctggaggaAGAAAAGCTGAAGATGGGCCCTGCAggtacccaccccccaccaccaccaccacacacacagacatgcacacggATGGAACACACACGGGGCTGCCTACTCGGGAGAGACGACTGGCTGGCCGCCCTGGGGCACATGCAGTGTGAGTGAGGCtgggcgggggcagaggggcggcccctctccccagccattACCTGtcgggaaaaggagaaagaggtagCGGAGGTGGGGGCCGTGAGCGGCTCCCCAGACAGGAGCTGCCAGGCCGGCTCGTAGGTG from Zalophus californianus isolate mZalCal1 chromosome 11, mZalCal1.pri.v2, whole genome shotgun sequence harbors:
- the RAB3IL1 gene encoding guanine nucleotide exchange factor for Rab-3A isoform X8, with translation MVREANMKQAASEKQLKEARGKIDMLQAEVSALKTLVLTSTPASPNRELHPQLLSPTKAGPRKGHLRHKSTSSTLCPAVCPAAGHTLTPDKEGKEPGLPPLLSLLLCVVPSKAVHLTYEPAWQLLSGEPLTAPTSATSFSFSRQVDTTLFAEFQAWRESPTLDKTCPFLERVYREDVGPCLDFTMQELSALVRAAVEDNTLTIEPVASQSLPTVKVATVECGSTNTCALSGLARACHHRIRLGDSESHYYISPSSRARITAVCNFFTYIRYIQQGLVRQEAEPMFWEITRLRKEMSLAKLGFFPQEA